In the genome of Paramormyrops kingsleyae isolate MSU_618 chromosome 5, PKINGS_0.4, whole genome shotgun sequence, the window tttatcaccttaaagcagaggctagcacaggccgcggatctagccctcccagattactctctcccgttTCACTTGGATGTTTCGGAAACAGGAGAGGTCATCAAcggcatcctgtttcagaaaaaagggggggagaggagagtgctgatgtacgtcagcgtaaaactcgatactacagaaaaaagacaccccacatgcacaaggcacgtggcgggagtggccaaaattattcagaaaacagcacacatagtgatgggacatccactgcacattctgacctcgcacagtgtggtggcttatgtgaattcacagacgtttaccatgacgtcactcaggcaacagagacttagtaaaatactagaggcacctaacctgaatttttctcacgaagggatcaacatggcagaccacatgagcgggggagaaccacacgagtgtgagtaccgagttcagaaggaggagaaagtcaGACCAGACTTAGGTGCAGGGAAAATAGAGGAGACAGAGGATTGGTTcacagatgggtgttgttttataacagacacaggaggtttacaggcagggtatgcagtggtggccagacaaggccaagattatgtaaccttgaaggcagacaggctgggGAGAGCCgagtcagcccagagagccgaggtgatagcaGTTgtcgaggccctgaaattagcagaagagaaagaagttaccatatactcagactcagcatatgctgtaggcgcagtgcatgtggaactcagccaatggctgagggcaggattcttgaccgcgggaaacaagccaataaaacacaaagcagaaatgagggaattggcaaaggccttgatgcttcccaaaaaagtggcagtggtcaagtgcaagggacatgaagggtcaggaacaatggtagcgaaagTAAGggccgcagatgaggaagcaaagagggtcacagggtacgtggtgtccaaacagatgatcacggtaGAGGAGGGAGTTCACCCGAATTACCGACTGACCCtagagaaagcgttgggattgagacatgcgtttggaactgtgtatcatccgcagtcccagggaaaagtggagcgaatgaaccaaacaataaaacaaaaattggcaaaaatctgcgcgcagaccaaaatgaattgggttgacgctttaccactggcaatgatgtcagtgaggtgttccataaacagggggaccaggttcaccccctttgagctccagacaggcaggcagttcccaggaccccagaaagggttaacctggacccccgactagaagggggagcaaaatccttgggcatattatgattgtttgcaaggtctcgttgcagatttctctaaacagatccaggaggcgagaccagagaaccagccagccaaaccacacacggtggagtgggtcctcctgaaagttatcaaacggaagtggtcagagcccaggtggacgggccccttccaggtcactgagaggacgtcacatgcggttcgtctgaaaggcaaaggcgacacatggtttcactggagccagtgcgcggctgcggaggacccagggagaaccacagcagagatccaggaggctctgcgggaaggaatccagagcgtcagt includes:
- the LOC140590921 gene encoding uncharacterized protein isoform X1 translates to MMKKVAINKVWSKYSFKGQRGKLQDLEIISLFIRAHQSHNPKVTASPIEDAIADLLWRTPHRKGGNKHKGTVSEVRKKYLAIETDDDFKMSEEDDRTTQSSRMGLALSPILSKVDYFKETNAFNGIFNQVLKQALQGCPLPDGVTLVQYVDDLLIAAPTAEVALQATQSVLRLEKGFKVSKDKLQIARTAVTFLGRVLSGAGTGLSPAHRSAILHYPKPITVKDMLSFLGLTGYSRTYIPDYTGLTQPLRALVREHGLRNLRAPLNWDQASEEAFITLKQRLAQAADLALPDYSLPFHLDVSETGEVINGILFQKKGGERRVLMYVSVKLDTTEKRHPTCTRHVAGVAKIIQKTAHIVMGHPLHILTSHSVVAYVNSQTFTMTSLRQQRLSKILEAPNLNFSHEGINMADHMSGGEPHECEYRVQKEEKVRPDLGAGKIEETEDWFTDGCCFITDTGGLQAGYAVVARQGQDYVTLKADRLGRAESAQRAEVIAVVEALKLAEEKEVTIYSDSAYAVGAVHVELSQWLRAGFLTAGNKPIKHKAEMRELAKALMLPKKVAVVKCKGHEGSGTMVAKVRAADEEAKRVTGYVVSKQMITVEEGVHPNYRLTLEKALGLRHAFGTVYHPQSQGKVERMNQTIKQKLAKICAQTKMNWVDALPLAMMSVRCSINRGTRFTPFELQTGRQFPGPQKGLTWTPD
- the LOC140590921 gene encoding uncharacterized protein isoform X2, coding for MLLLTCYGAHHTEKVEINTRSEEDDRTTQSSRMGLALSPILSKVDYFKETNAFNGIFNQVLKQALQGCPLPDGVTLVQYVDDLLIAAPTAEVALQATQSVLRLEKGFKVSKDKLQIARTAVTFLGRVLSGAGTGLSPAHRSAILHYPKPITVKDMLSFLGLTGYSRTYIPDYTGLTQPLRALVREHGLRNLRAPLNWDQASEEAFITLKQRLAQAADLALPDYSLPFHLDVSETGEVINGILFQKKGGERRVLMYVSVKLDTTEKRHPTCTRHVAGVAKIIQKTAHIVMGHPLHILTSHSVVAYVNSQTFTMTSLRQQRLSKILEAPNLNFSHEGINMADHMSGGEPHECEYRVQKEEKVRPDLGAGKIEETEDWFTDGCCFITDTGGLQAGYAVVARQGQDYVTLKADRLGRAESAQRAEVIAVVEALKLAEEKEVTIYSDSAYAVGAVHVELSQWLRAGFLTAGNKPIKHKAEMRELAKALMLPKKVAVVKCKGHEGSGTMVAKVRAADEEAKRVTGYVVSKQMITVEEGVHPNYRLTLEKALGLRHAFGTVYHPQSQGKVERMNQTIKQKLAKICAQTKMNWVDALPLAMMSVRCSINRGTRFTPFELQTGRQFPGPQKGLTWTPD